TTTCTATATTGTTGAAAAAGAAGTTCGTCCTTAATATTATTAGTTGTCATATTAAGCGGACTTGATCTGTCTGGTCCGCTTAATATGCTCCTTTAAAGGAGAAGAAAAGACAGCTAATACCCATGTAACTCGCAAGAGGAAAAAACAAACAACATGCATAAAATGTATACGATGTTGCTTTTGATAGCTATTCTTGTAAACGGCTGTCAATCGTCAACACAACAAGAAAATGATATCCGGTTTGAAGCAAACTGGGAGTCACTCAAAGAATATAAAATTCCGGAGTGGTTTGCTGATGCTAAATTCGGAATCTTTATCCATTGGGGGGTTTATTCTGTTCCTGCCTATGCTTCAGAATGGTATCCCCGAAATATGTATCAGGATTCTGTGCTCTGGCATCAAACCGATCCGGAGAAATCAAAACCCGGTACCAATTCAGTTTATACACACCATGTTGAAACATACGGGCATCCATCAGAATTTGGCTACAAAGATTTTATCCCGATGTTTAAAGCCGAAAAATTTGATGCTGACCAGTGGATTCAATTATTTAAAAAAGCCGGGGCAAAATATGTAATTCCGGTAGCCGAACACCACGATGCTTTTGCCATGTACAAATCCAATGTCACCCGTTGGAATTCGGTAGAAATGGGACCAAAGCGCGATATTGTTGGCGAACTGCAACAAGCTTCTAAAAAGGAAGGTATGCATTTTGGCGTTTCATCGCACTTTGCATTTAACTGGGACTATTTTAACAAAGAAGAACGTTTTGATACCTGGAACCCGGAATACGAAGATTTATACGGGCCAAAACACGAACGATATGCACCGGTTAGTAAAGAGTTTATGGATTTGTGGTGGCGTAGAACAACTGATATAATAGATTCGTACCAACCCGAAATTTTATGGTTCGATTTTTACATCGACCGTAAAGAGTTTGCTCCGTATCACCCAAAACTTGCCGCTTATTATTACAATAAAGGCTTAGAAACCGGGCAGGAGGTTGTACTGCAAACTAAAAATATGTACTTCGAATCTTTTCCGGCAGGTACAAATGTGCTGGATATTGAACGCGGAAAACTTTCGGACATCCGAAGCGCCGTTTGGCAAACCGATACTTCAATTGGTAAAAATTCGTGGTGCCATACCGAAGGTTGGCAAAGTAAAACAGCCAATTCGCTCATCGATGATTTGATTGATATTGTTAGTAAAAACGGTACCATGTTGTTAAATGTAGGTCCAAAAGCTGATGGTACTATCCCGCAAGACCAGGTAAATGTTTTGCTTGAAATGGGAAAATGGCTCGATGCAAATGGCGAAGCAATTTATGGCACCCGCCCATGGGATAAATTTGGCGAAGGCCCTACCATTGTAAAGCAAGGGCATCATTCTGAAGGTAATAACAAAGCTTTTACTGCTGAAGATATTCGTTTCACAAAAAAAGATAAAACATTATATGCTATTACCCTTGATGTGCCTGAAGATGGAAAGGTACTGATTCGTTCGCTGGCAAATCATCCGAAAATAAATGCAAATACTGTTAAATCGGTAGCGTTTTTAGGTGAGGATGCTGTGGAAAGTTGGAATTTTACCGGGCAAGGACTGCTTGTTGAAACACAAACAGGCCTGAGCGCCGAAAATGCATTAGCCATTAAAATTGAAGTAGATACGAACTTATAACGATTTTAAAATACATAGGTTTTAATAGTTTGGTTAGTAGTTTAGTTAGCAAATGTAGTGGAGCCTGTGCTCCACTCATTTTTTTAAAAAGAAAAATATGAGACTTATTTTATTATCCTTTATCGCTTTATGTTTTTGCATTTCGGTAACCGCCCAGGAACGAAATATCTCGGGGAAAATTACAGCTTTTAATACCTACGAGTTAAGTGGTGTAAAAATAACTGCCCGTAAAGCTAAAACAGAAGTACTCACCAACGAGCAGGGTAACTTTCAAATAAAATGCAAAAAAAACGATGCACTTAAAATTCAGGCTGATGGCTTTCAAACGCAGGTAATTAAATTAAGCGATGACAACGTTTTGAAAATTAACCTGATTTATCTAAACTCTGGTCCGGCTTTTAAAAGTGCGGTAGAAGCCAAACATATTACCGAAAACGATTTAGAATATGCCGTTGAAAACCTGATGCAGGAAAACAACGATTACTCGCGTTACCAAAATATATTTGAATTAATACAAGCCATATCGCCATTGGCCAAAGTGGTAAACAGCGATGGTTTTAATCGTATTTATTTAACCTCGCAAGGCCCAAATACCTTGGCGGCCGGAGCACATGCGCTACTCGTTCTCGACGGAATGATTACCGAAAACATTTCATCTGTTCAGCCGGTTCAGGTTGCATCCATTAAAGTTATAACCGGAGCCGATGCATCAATGTACGGAACACGCGGCGGTAACGGTGTAATCGAAATTGAATTAAAACACTAAACCATGTTCAAAAAAAATAGTGAACCTCTAATTTTTATCCTTTTGTTCCTTGGTTTTATTAACCCTGTAACTGCACAGCAAAACATTAAAGTCGATGTTTCGCCAACAGTAAAAAAATACATTAAGGGACACTCTGAATTACAACGCGAAAAATATTTTAACCTGGCTGCCCGCTCGGGCGAACTCGATAAAAACCTCAACCCGGAACAGTTTAATAGGTATATGCACGATTTGGATATGACGGTTGGCCGAAAACTCTTTGTGGTTTATTCCGAAAGCCGCTGGGGAAATGGTTACCGCGAAGATGCCACCCGCCCGGGTTTTATGGATACCACTTATTTTGTTAGCCAAAAAGCCCCCAACGACAACGGATTGGAAGAATACATTAACCTTTGGGGCGAAAACGAGAAAGTGGCTGCCCACGACGGCCATAATGCTTACCCCGATTTTATTGACAAATACATTAAAGACGGCAGTACCGAAAGTTTCCCGGAGAATGCTGACGCCGCAGCAGAAATTGCTGCTTATACCTTAAAATATGCTTATTCCGATTTTCAGCGCCCAAAATATTTCGAGTTGGTAAACGAACCCGATTGGCGGGTTTGGAGCGACCAGCGTTTTATCGACTGGCACACCAAAACGCATCAGAAATTCAAAGCTATGAGCATTCCAACCGAAGTTGGAGGGCCTTGTTTTTCAGTGGGATATTTCTATAAAAATGACTTTGATGCCATGAAATCCATACGAGATTTTATGGATGCTACCAATTTTCAACTCGATTTCTATTCCTTTCACATATACGATTATATGAAGTGGAGCGACGATGCAAATGATTTTGTGGGTCGTGTTTCGTCGGGACTGCCCGAAGAGGCTGTTTTTGATGCCCTGGCAGCGCACTCTAAAAATAAATACGGACAGGAATTTACCTATGTGAGCAGCGAGCATGGTGGTTACGTTAGCGATAAAACCAACCTTGAAACTGCCCAGAATGCCCTCGCCGACCAGTATTTTCCAGGAAGTGGCTTTTTACACGAAATGGAAAAACGATCCATCTCAAATTTTATAATGGTAAACAGTGCCATTACCAATACCCTGGTTTTTATGAACCATCCACACGTGGTTAAAAAATCGGTGCCGTTTATTTTACTCGAGTCTGCCGGCTGGGATCCGAAATATTATTCGAGCCTTTTGGTGAAAGAGAACTTTGATAAAAACAGCAATGTGTGGCACGAAGCCAAATTGGGGTATTTCTATGAGTTTTTTAAAGATGTAAAAGGGCATCGGGTGCATTCGGTTTGCAACGATAACGATATTCAGCAAATTTCGCTGGTCGACGGTAATCGCCTGATTATGATTTTTCATAACCAAAGTAATACCGGTGGTTTACTTGATTTAAATGTGAAAATTTGGGACAATAACATTCAACAGGTTACAACCCGAAGGTTGGGCCGCCAAAACGATTTTAGACCCTATTTTTCGGAAGAAACAAGTTCGTCGCTTTCTGATTTTTCAATTGACGGACAAGAGTCGGTTGTGGTGTTTGTAGACTATGAAAAAGCGGTGGAGCAGCGCAGCGAAATAGAGGTAATTCCTTATTACAGCTCAGAAGTTGCCACACAGTTTACAGGCGCTAAAGAGTTTACCGTTGCGGTTGAAAATCCAACAACAGTGCAAAGTGCCGAACTGCGAATTGGCTTGGCACGTGATGCTTCTGAAAGTAAAGAAATGCTGGTTGAGTTAAACGGAACCACGCTTAATTTACCGGTTGAAGATTGTGCCGGTCGTTTAACCAACGAAAACGAATATGGCTCTATGCGTTCGATTGAGATTGACCCGGCGCTTTTGAAAACCAACAATGCCGTAAAAATTTCTTTTACCGATGGAAAACAAGGGGGAATTGGTGCGGTTGTAATTCGTGCGGCTACCTTAAAAAGTGGCATACCCTTGTCGGCAAAAACCATTCAAAAAGGAACTTTTAAATTATTCCCCAATCCGGCTCAAGAGCAACTTACTATCGAATCGGGAGATAGCGGCAAGGTTTCAATCGTAACCATGGATGGAAGAGCAATCAAGGTTCAGCAACTTTTTAAGGGCCAAAATCAGCTTGATTTAAGAGGCTTTAAAAACGGCAGCTACATTGCGCACGCACAATTCGAAAACGATTCGATTTCAGAGAGATTCAACGTAATTAATTAATTGCTACTGCAAAATAAAAAGATTTAGAGATGAGGAGATTGAGTTTATTATTTATTGTGCTGGTTTTTGCCGGTACGGCAATGGGCCAAAACATGCTTACAAATCCGGGATTTGAAGATGGTTTAAACACCTGGACCTATGGGGCTTGGGGCGATGCAACGGCAAATTTTTCAACAAGTACCTCCGATAAACAGGAAGGAACGAAGGCCGCAAAAATTGATGTTATCACGGCCAATCCAAACGATGCAGGCCAGGTTTACCTGCGCAAGCAGTCACTTCAAATAGAAAAAGATAATTTATACAAACTCGACTTTCATTTGATGAGTAATTCCGGAGGCGCAGAAAGTATTGTTGTTTCCATGTACTCGCACTCTAATATGGGTTCTGCCTCGTGGGGAGGAGCCTATAAAAACAATGATGTAAGTTTTCAGGGCGATGGGCAGTGGCATAAGATTTCGTTGGACATTATCCCAACAATTGTTGAAGGTACGCCCGATTTTAATGCTTTGGCACTGATGTTTGGTTTTGCAAAAAATACCGGAACATATTATATCGACAGCGTTTCGCTGGTATCGGAAAAAGGAATTGCAGGTAACAACTACTATGTGAGTAAGGATGGAGACGATGGCAACAATGGGGCTTTTGAAACACCTTTTTTAACCATTTCGAAAGCAGCTGCCGCTGCCGGGGCCGGCGATACTGTTTTTATTCGTGAAGGAAACTACGAAGAAACTTTATCGCCGACAAATTCCGGCTTGCCCGGATTCCCCGTGGTGTTCACATCCTATCCCGGCGAGAAAGTGGTAATTTCTGCCATGCAGGCCCTAAACAACTGGCAGGCCGACGAAGGCAGTATTTACAAAACATCAGTGGATTGGAGCCTGGGACAGGAAAATTTTGTGATGCACGAAACTACTGCACTCGATTTAGCACGTTGGCCAAATAATACCGATGGCGATGTTTTTACACCCAACTCGAAAAGAAACACAGGAGGTAGCAATGGCGATGTCATTATCAATGCTTATTTAACGCATAGTGAGATTCCTAACTATAACTGGGGAAATGGAGGCTCAATTTGGTTTTATGGTGATCGGCCTGGATCTGGATGGACGGCCTGGAAAGCCTTTATAAAGAACAGTTCGACCGGGAAAGTAGTTTTTGATTTGGATAAAAATCCGGACTGGATTCGCACTTACCATTCACCAGGCGACAAAGGTGACTACTTTCTGGAAGGTGTAAGAGAAGCGCTTGATTATGAAAATGAGTGGTATTTGGATGAAACGACTCAAACACTCTATGTTCAGTTGCCCGGAGGGGCAAGTCCGGAGGATGGCAAAGTGCAAATGAGAAAACGTAGACTATGTGTTGACCTTAACGGAAAAAGTAACATCGAGATTCGTAATCTGGCCATCTTTGGAGGCTCAGTAGAAATTGGAGGAGCCACTAATAAACTTTATGGCATTTCCAGTCTTTACGGCAATTATACGAGAGGTGTAACTACTGGATTTCGTGCTAATTCTCAGAGTATATACGTAAAAAGCGGAGCAGGGAACACCATAGAAAAATGTGAGATTGGCTTTGGCTCCGGAAGCGGTATTTGGGATCAGGGAACAGGAACGAGAATTCTGGATTGCTATATCCACGATTTCAATTTTCTTGGCTTCTACGATGCACCTGTAAATGCCAGAGGGGAGTCTACCATTGTTCAAAATAATATCATAACAAGGGGAGGTCGTGACGCGCTGCAGATACCGGCAAAAAACAGTACCGTAGCTTATAACGATATTTCGTACAGTAACTTGCTGGCTGACGATTGTGGTTTACTGTACACTTTAGGAGCTGATAAAAACATGAAGATCCATCACAATTGGTTTCACGATGCGCAAGGCCGTGGAAGTTTGTACAAGGCCGCAGGTATATACCTGGATAACGACGCCGGCGATGTGGAGGTGCACCACAATGTGGTTTGGAATACTGAATGGACCAACATTCAGATAAACTGGAACGGTACCAACCTCGATATTTTTAATAATACACTCTGGAATGGCAAGGAAGTGATGGGCGCCTGGCATATGGAAGGAACCGCTTTCTCGAATGTGCGGGTGTGGAATAACCTTTCAGACGATTCGAATTGGGAAGAACAAGCCGACAAGAAAAACAACCTGACAGTAGCCGTAAATCCTTTTACCAA
Above is a genomic segment from uncultured Draconibacterium sp. containing:
- a CDS encoding alpha-L-fucosidase gives rise to the protein MLLLIAILVNGCQSSTQQENDIRFEANWESLKEYKIPEWFADAKFGIFIHWGVYSVPAYASEWYPRNMYQDSVLWHQTDPEKSKPGTNSVYTHHVETYGHPSEFGYKDFIPMFKAEKFDADQWIQLFKKAGAKYVIPVAEHHDAFAMYKSNVTRWNSVEMGPKRDIVGELQQASKKEGMHFGVSSHFAFNWDYFNKEERFDTWNPEYEDLYGPKHERYAPVSKEFMDLWWRRTTDIIDSYQPEILWFDFYIDRKEFAPYHPKLAAYYYNKGLETGQEVVLQTKNMYFESFPAGTNVLDIERGKLSDIRSAVWQTDTSIGKNSWCHTEGWQSKTANSLIDDLIDIVSKNGTMLLNVGPKADGTIPQDQVNVLLEMGKWLDANGEAIYGTRPWDKFGEGPTIVKQGHHSEGNNKAFTAEDIRFTKKDKTLYAITLDVPEDGKVLIRSLANHPKINANTVKSVAFLGEDAVESWNFTGQGLLVETQTGLSAENALAIKIEVDTNL
- a CDS encoding carboxypeptidase-like regulatory domain-containing protein produces the protein MRLILLSFIALCFCISVTAQERNISGKITAFNTYELSGVKITARKAKTEVLTNEQGNFQIKCKKNDALKIQADGFQTQVIKLSDDNVLKINLIYLNSGPAFKSAVEAKHITENDLEYAVENLMQENNDYSRYQNIFELIQAISPLAKVVNSDGFNRIYLTSQGPNTLAAGAHALLVLDGMITENISSVQPVQVASIKVITGADASMYGTRGGNGVIEIELKH
- a CDS encoding T9SS type A sorting domain-containing protein, which gives rise to MFKKNSEPLIFILLFLGFINPVTAQQNIKVDVSPTVKKYIKGHSELQREKYFNLAARSGELDKNLNPEQFNRYMHDLDMTVGRKLFVVYSESRWGNGYREDATRPGFMDTTYFVSQKAPNDNGLEEYINLWGENEKVAAHDGHNAYPDFIDKYIKDGSTESFPENADAAAEIAAYTLKYAYSDFQRPKYFELVNEPDWRVWSDQRFIDWHTKTHQKFKAMSIPTEVGGPCFSVGYFYKNDFDAMKSIRDFMDATNFQLDFYSFHIYDYMKWSDDANDFVGRVSSGLPEEAVFDALAAHSKNKYGQEFTYVSSEHGGYVSDKTNLETAQNALADQYFPGSGFLHEMEKRSISNFIMVNSAITNTLVFMNHPHVVKKSVPFILLESAGWDPKYYSSLLVKENFDKNSNVWHEAKLGYFYEFFKDVKGHRVHSVCNDNDIQQISLVDGNRLIMIFHNQSNTGGLLDLNVKIWDNNIQQVTTRRLGRQNDFRPYFSEETSSSLSDFSIDGQESVVVFVDYEKAVEQRSEIEVIPYYSSEVATQFTGAKEFTVAVENPTTVQSAELRIGLARDASESKEMLVELNGTTLNLPVEDCAGRLTNENEYGSMRSIEIDPALLKTNNAVKISFTDGKQGGIGAVVIRAATLKSGIPLSAKTIQKGTFKLFPNPAQEQLTIESGDSGKVSIVTMDGRAIKVQQLFKGQNQLDLRGFKNGSYIAHAQFENDSISERFNVIN
- a CDS encoding T9SS type A sorting domain-containing protein, coding for MRRLSLLFIVLVFAGTAMGQNMLTNPGFEDGLNTWTYGAWGDATANFSTSTSDKQEGTKAAKIDVITANPNDAGQVYLRKQSLQIEKDNLYKLDFHLMSNSGGAESIVVSMYSHSNMGSASWGGAYKNNDVSFQGDGQWHKISLDIIPTIVEGTPDFNALALMFGFAKNTGTYYIDSVSLVSEKGIAGNNYYVSKDGDDGNNGAFETPFLTISKAAAAAGAGDTVFIREGNYEETLSPTNSGLPGFPVVFTSYPGEKVVISAMQALNNWQADEGSIYKTSVDWSLGQENFVMHETTALDLARWPNNTDGDVFTPNSKRNTGGSNGDVIINAYLTHSEIPNYNWGNGGSIWFYGDRPGSGWTAWKAFIKNSSTGKVVFDLDKNPDWIRTYHSPGDKGDYFLEGVREALDYENEWYLDETTQTLYVQLPGGASPEDGKVQMRKRRLCVDLNGKSNIEIRNLAIFGGSVEIGGATNKLYGISSLYGNYTRGVTTGFRANSQSIYVKSGAGNTIEKCEIGFGSGSGIWDQGTGTRILDCYIHDFNFLGFYDAPVNARGESTIVQNNIITRGGRDALQIPAKNSTVAYNDISYSNLLADDCGLLYTLGADKNMKIHHNWFHDAQGRGSLYKAAGIYLDNDAGDVEVHHNVVWNTEWTNIQINWNGTNLDIFNNTLWNGKEVMGAWHMEGTAFSNVRVWNNLSDDSNWEEQADKKNNLTVAVNPFTNSNEGDFTLKANSQPIDAGRVIENITDGYKGSAPDVGAYEFGGDNWVPGITWDKQLGPTGNGCYGLPGENCSGVPTSVSGFSKSELRVYPNPVTGSELQVQIASDSKETSWQLYAINGALMVNGKEQFNSEFSINVASLKTGIYLLRVNSDKESLTTKIIKN